The Shewanella pealeana ATCC 700345 genome contains the following window.
TTGTTGGTTATTTGAAAACTTCGATGCCAAGAAACCTTTCTCTGAGTTAGTTATTGAGGCGAGGGGCTTAGGGATCACCGAGCCAGATCCACGTGATGATCTGTCGGGTCGAGACATGCAGCGTAAACTACTCATTCTTGCCCGCGAGATAGGTTTTGAGATTGAGCTTGAAGATATTGAGCTTAAATCTTTAGTGCCAGCAAACTTGGCTGAAATCCCTCTAGAGCAGTTTTTATCGCGTATCACCGAGCTCGATGATGAGATGCAGCAGCAGTTTATTGCGGCTGCAGAGCAAGATAAGGTGCTGAGATACGTGGCCTCTTTAGATAAGGTCGATGGCGAGTTAAAAGCCGAGGTGGGGATACAGTGGGTTGATATCAGCCACCCCTATGCGAACCTAACGCCAGGTGACAACGTGTTTGTGATCCGCAGTGAATTCTATCAGGAAAATCCGTTGATTATTCGTGGCCCTGGAGCCGGGCGTTTAGTGACAGCAGCGGCTGTACAGTCTGATCTGGCACATATCTGTCGCGATCTGCTACAAGAATAATTTTCACGTTAATCAATAGAAAGGGCTCATTTGAGCCCTTTTTTATTGACTTGTTTATTATGATTTTATTGTTTTAATAAAAAAACTCATTTGCCTGCTTTTTAGGCTTGACTTCAATCTCAGTTTCTCTAGTATATGGACATATAGACGTCCAAACGTCTGTTTCTGGAAGTGCTAAATTAATGCTGAAGTTGAGGAAGTAGAAATGGGTTTTCATCACGCACAACATGCAACATCATTAAACCAGAGCCTGTCTGAGCTAAATGGTGATATTAACGTTTCTTTCGAATTTTTCCCGCCTTCAACTCCAGAGATGGAAAAGTTACTGTGGAACTCTATCCGTCGTTTAGAGCCATTAAATCCAAAGTTTGTTTCGGTGACTTATGGTGCTAACTCGGGTGTTCGTGATAGAACCCATGGCGTAATTGAGCGTATCCAGACTGAAACAGACTTGCTGGCTGCGCCGCACCTGACTTTAGTCGATGCCAGCGATGAAGAGCTTAAAGAGCTGGCAAAACATTATTGGAATAGCGGGATCCGCGATATCGTCGCCCTGCGCGGTGACTTACCAGACGGTAGCCCTAAGCCTACTCGTTTTGCTAATGATCTTGTCCGCCTATTACGTTCGGTAGCCGACTTTGATATCTCGGTGGCAGCCTACCCAGAGGTGCATCCCGATGCGAGTAATGCACAGTCAGATCTGATTAATCTTAAAAAGAAGATAGACGCTGGTGCCAACCGCGCTATCACTCAGTTTTTCTTCGATGTGGAGTCATATCTGCGTTTTAGAGACCGCTGCGCGGCTGCAGGAATCGACGCTGAAATCATCCCAGGGATCTTACCTGTGACTAACTTTAATCAGACTAAGCGCTTTGCCGCCATGACCAATGTGTCCATCCCAAGCTGGTTACATCGTCAGTTTGAGGGGCTCGAAGATGATGCCATTACCCGCCAGATGGTTGGGGCTAACGTGGCTATCGACATGGTCAAAGTCCTATCTCGTGAAGGAGTGAAAGACTTCCACTTCTATACGTTAAATCGCGCTGAGCTGACCTATGCCATTTGTCACACATTAGGGGTTAGACCGGGAAAGTAAGTGTCATAAACCCTTAAGTGATTTATTGAGCCAATAACCTCGTAGGTTGTTGGCTTTTTGTTTTAGAGAGGCATCCAGAAGGCTGTGTATGCAGGAGCTTGAGTAACTATCGCTAAGTAGGTAGTCTAAATAGGAAGCATTTTATACAGGGTTTGATTATGGATAATCAATTAAAGTTTATCGTTTTAACTGCAGCTTTGATGGGAATGACGGCCTGTCAGGGAGTGAGATTTAATACCAATTTAACGCCAGAATTTGTTGTAGATAAATATCAAACCAGTCAGATTGTCGAATACAGTGCAGAAGAGGTCTATAACCATGATTCCCAGATGATAGGTGACGTGAGCGCCGCTTATTGTCAAACGCTCAATACTCCGCCTCCTATCTATTCTAGTATTATAGAAACATTAAAGTATAAGGTGCACAAAATGGGTGGTAACGGCATTGTGGTGATGGAGTGCTTAAAGGATAACCCTTATGCATCTTGTATCGCTCACCTAGAGTGTCGAGCACTCGCCTATGAGGTGAATTTTTCTTAGTTAGGTTGTTATACTTTGCCTAGTCGTTGTGAGTATATATGAGTCCAATTTACCTATGAATGATAAAGAGCTGTCATTGTTATCTGAGCGGGAAAGCATTAAGGCTAATCATTGCCCCCTATGTCAGGGCCTTAATGGTTGTGCGGCGCAATCTGGCGCGGGTATTGAGCAGTGTTGGTGCAGTAAACAAGAGTTTCCAGATAAAAGGCTGTTAGCTAACATTTTGGGGGCAGAAGAGCTACTGACTCTGAGTGGAACTGCTTGTATTTGTGAGGTTTGTTTGCAGCGACTACAGTTGTTGCAGGCACAAGGCGGCACACTTTTTAAGAGAATTGATTAGTCCACTAGACCAAGCGCTATCAATCAGGCATTATCGCCGATCTTGTTATATCTTCAATGGCCATATTCATGGACCCGCGTTCTCAATCTTCCGAGTTTAAGCTCGGTTTTATCTTTGTTTCAGTTGCAGTTGTTTTTTGGGGGATATTGCCGATAGCACTTAAGCTATCTGGTCAATTTATTGATGCTGTTACCTTAACTTGGTTTCGTTTCTTAGTCGCTTTAGTGGTTAGTTTCGCCATTCAATACTTAAGTGGCAGCATAAAGCAGTTCAAAGGACTGGATAAACTCTCGTGGTTAAAAATGGCTTTAGCTGGAGTGTTGCTGATTTTTAACTATGTATCTTTTGTCTATTCACTTAAGTATCTTGCGCCAGGTTCTGCTCAGCTGAACTTCCAGACTGCGCCATTTTTTCTAGCTTTTGGTGGGGTATTGTTCTTTAAAGAGCGACTGAATGCATTCCAGCTTAGCTGTTTTGCGACTCTGGCCTTAGGTATGTTGATGTTTTTCCATCCATATTTAGATTTTACGGATGGGCCGTCAGATGTATGGAAAGGGGTAATGATTGTTCAATTCTCTGTGTTGTCATGGGCAAGTTACGCGCTTATCCAGAAATCGATGATTAAACGTTTATCACCGAATAATATTCTGCTGTTTATCTATCTGTTTGGCATCTTCGCCATGGCACCTTTTAGCGACTTTAGTCAGTTTACCGTAATGGATTCTAGTCAGTGGGCAATAGCTATCTTCTGTGCCATTAACACTGTGATTGCTTACGGCTGCTTTGGACAGTCGATGAAGTACTGGCCTACAGGGCAGGTGAGCGCCATGTTGGCATTAACACCTGTGATCAGCTTAGGCTTAACTGCAACGGTAGTGAGTTTTGGTTGGTGGAGTGAACTGATAAAAGGGGCGTATATCGATCCGTTATCGTTTACTGGAATAGTGTTGATTGTGGTGTCTGTGATTCTGGTACAGCTATCGCCAATGTGGCAAAAACGCAGAGCGTTACGAAGCCTTAAGGCTGCTGCTTAGACTTTGAACCTTAAGCTTGAAACAAGAAGCCACCTTTAATGGTGGCTTTTTTATGCCTCTTGTCACCATCGCCCTATCGATTCATTAGGCTTACTATTCAACTTCAACTTCAACTTCAACTTCAACTTCAACTTCAATTTCAACATTCGACACTTAGTATTGGCCTGTCGTTATCCCGAGTAACACAATCCTGGGGATAAACGATTGAGCATACAGCTTATGGGAAGAGTTTCGACGAGAGGTGCTTCAAGAGTACTGTAACAAAGGGTGCTGTAACTGCCAAAGAGCATAATGCTACTCAAAGCGCTGAGCAAGTCGGTTTTCTATTGCTAGTGGCTGTAGTGAGCTTACAGGAGTCGAGAGGGCAATCAGGGCTAGGCGGTGTTTTAAGCCATAAGCTAAGTCTACTGGATGATGAGTCTGTGCGAGGCAGGCTCTTTATCACAGACAATAAAAAAGGAGCCGATTGGCTCCTTTTTTAGATCTTATCATGAAACATCAGTTTCAAAGATTAAGACTTATTCTGCGTCTTTTGGACCTTTACGGTGCGGCTTTCTGTCACCAGAAGGACGACGGTCACTACGCTCACCACGTTCACCAGCAGGCTTGCGTGGGCGACGTGGAGGACGGCTATCGCCACCAGAAGTGTTTGCAAACGTTTCGCCAGCAGCTTCACGGATGTTTAGTGGACGGCCACATACACGCACTTTCTTAAGGTGCTGTAGAACTTCTTTTGGCATGCCATCTGGCAAGTCAATTGCAGTCACTTGGTCGAACAATTGGATTTGACCAATGTAACGGCTATCGATGTTTGCTTCGTTAGCTACGGCACCAACGATGTTACCTACACCAACACCATTATCACGACCTACATCGATGATGTAACGGCACATTTTAACATCTGGATTGTCCTTCAATGAATCAGCAGCACCTAGGTTTGAAGGTGTTGGGCGAGATTCACGACGTGGACGGTCGCTACGGTCACGAGGACCACGGTCGTTGCGATCACGAGAACCACGGTCATCACGGTCACGTGAATTACGATCATCACGGCTATCGCGTTGACGTTCGTTCATTGTATGTAGTTGCAATGGACGATCTTTTTGCACTTGCTTAAGTAGTGCTGCAGCAAGTATGTCTGTATCGACTTCTAATTGCTGACAAAGTGTTGCCACTGCGCCTTTCATGAACTCTAGATCTTGAGAGATAATTTCAGCTACTTGCTCACCTAGGCGAGAAAGACGACGTTCAGTTACTGTCTCAGGGCTTGGCACGTCCATTGGAGCGATACGGCTGTTAGTCGCACGCTCGATAGTGCGTAGCATACGCATTTCACGGTGTGTAACAAAAAGAATCGCCATACCTGTACGACCAGCACGGCCTGTACGACCAATACGGTGAACATAAGCTTCTGTATCATATGGAATATCGTAGTTAACTACGTGTCCAATACGCTCAACGTCAAGGCCACGTGCAGCTACGTCAGTAGCAATAATGATGTCTAGTTGGCCACGCTTAAGTTGCTCAATAGCACGCTCACGTGCTTGCTGGTTCATGTCACCGTGTAGTGGTGATGATGCATAACCACGAGCTTCTAACTTTTCAGCTAGCTCAACACAGCTGTTACGAGTACGAACGAAGATAATAATACCTTCGGTTTTTTCAACTTCTAGAACACGTACTAGCGCTTCAAGTTTGTTGTGCTGAGAAACCTGAACAAAACGTTGCTCGATGGTTTCAACTGTAGAAGTTGTTGCCGCGATTTTAACGTGAACAGGGTTATCTAAATATTTGTTAGCAACACGCTTAATCTGTTCAGGCATAGTTGCCGAGAATAGTGCTAGTTGGCGAGTCTTAGGCGTGTGCTCAAGGATCCATTCGATATCATCGATGAAGCCCATTTTTAACATTTCGTCAGCTTCGTCAAGTACCATAGCTTTTAACGTATCAAGCTTTAGTGTGCCACGACGCATATGGTCCATAACACGGCCTGGAGTACCAACGATGATTTGAGGGCCACGACGCAATGCATTCAACTGCTGTTGCATGCTTTGTCCACCGTAAATTGGTAGAACGTGTAGGCCTTTCATGTATTTTGCGTAGCTAGCGAATGCTTCAGCAACCTGAACTGCAAGTTCACGTGTTGGTGCTAGTACTAGAATTTGTGGTGCATTAGTATTTGGGTCAATGCTGTTTAGCAAAGGAAGTGCGAAAGCACCTGTTTTACCAGTACCTGTTTGCGCTTGACCTAAAATATCTTTATTCGCCATAAGAGGCTCGATACTTGCGGCTTGAATTGGTGTTGGTTTTTCATAACCAAGATCGTCAAGAGCACGCACTAAAGACTCAGTTAGACCGAGTTCGCGGAAAGTTTTTTCATTGGATGACATGGGTTGTAGCCTTGTGGAATAGCAGAGCACTTGGAATGTGCCGATGTTTAAGACAGAAAATCAACCCCGTGTCGACTTCCCGCACCGAAAAACGTATCAGTAAGCCGACTAGTATAGCAGCTTACAATTGGTAATACCAATTGATATTGGCGTTTTATCATGTTTCAAAGCAAATAGTAGGCCAAATAATAAGTTAGCGTGGTCAAAAAATGATTCATCAGTGCATTTTGTGAGGACTATTGAGTACTAAACTGTCTATTTTAAGCAGTTGGTAGGCAGATTCGCTAACAGCGGCGATAAAATACATATCTATTTTGTCTGGGGTATCGGTTTGTTGGTGATAGTCGCTATGAATCGGCACCCCAAAGTATAGCCAAGGTATACCCGCTTGATGGAAGGGGTAGTGATCGGAAGCTCGAAGAAAGTCGATAGAGATAACTGAGCCATCGAAGGTTTTAGGTTGCTGGGTTCGAATGCAGATTTTGTTCCCCTTTCTAAGGGACTTACTCATCTCAGAGAATGAATCAAAGCGCCTTGTTCCCTCAATGTAGATGGCACCGTTACGGCTTGGCCTACCTATCATGTCAAGATTGATGGCAAGTTCTATCTGCGCGAGGTTGGGGTTGGTACTAGCTAACTTAAGCTTATCTACAAGGGCATAGCTGCCATAAAGCCCTGGTTCTTCGGCATCTGTGGCGACAAACAGTAGGTTGATCTTGTTGCCTTGGCTTTTGGCTTGTTGTGCCAGTTGTAATAAGCCTGCTATTCCCGAGGCGTTATCATCGGCGCCGGGATAAAAGCGATTACCATTCCCCCCTAAATGATCGTAGTGGGCCATGACTATCCGCCATTTGTTTGTTTCTTGTTCTGCTGGAATTATGCCTATCATGTTGACTCCCACTCTGTCACTGAATGAGCGGCGGTAGCTAAAAGGGTGTTGATATTGGCCTTGCCAAGGGAGGAGTCCTATCTGTTCGAAACGTTGGCTCAGGTACTTTCTCGTTAGCGCTGCGCCCTCTGTACCAGTTTTGCGTCCCGATAAACTGACAGAGCTTAGGGTGTGCAGATCGGCGCTAATGGTACTGATATCGGCCCAGGAAATCCTTGGCTGCTTATCGCAATGGGGGCGACTGGCGCAGGAGGTGAGTAATACTAAACTTACAATCAAACAGGTTAAAAGCCGCATCCATTTCGCCTTTGAGAGTGACCTACTACAGATTTTTGTCTTGTATAGAGGTTAGTCGCTAGCTATCTGATTAGCGACTGTTTTTCATTGATGTTTGTTTGTGTTTGCACTTTCATTTGTGTCAGGGACAAGGTTTGCTTGAGCTCATAGACAGGTAAGCGAGAGAACAGCCGCTTCTTAGCGGCAACCTTAATCAGAGATTGCTCTTTAAGATGACCGACAGCCACACGAGCGATACTGCCATCGGGCAGGGCGATGGTACTTGAGTCCTCATTACTATCAATGACACGAGCTTTGAGGGATTTTCCGTTACTAATGAGGGGATCTATCACGGCAATAAGCAACAAGCCTAGTGTCATCACTAGGCTAGTGCTTAAGAAAAGGTTTCTAAAGTGCATTGTTTGGTTAACAGGCTTTATGCTTTAGTTAACAGCGGCTTTAAGAAGCGCGCGGTATGAGACTCGGTATGCTCAGCGACCTCTTCTGGTGTGCCCGCAACTAAAATGGTACCGCCACCAGAACCACCTTCTGGGCCAAGATCGATGATCCAATCAGCCGTTTTTATTACATCTAGGTTATGCTCGATCACCACGATAGTATTGCCGTGAGATTTAAGCCGATGTAAAACGTCCAGCAATAGTTGGATATCAGCAAAGTGCAGACCCGTCGTTGGTTCATCGAGAATATATAGTGTCTTACCCGTGTCACGCTTAGACAACTCCTTAGCAAGCTTAACGCGCTGAGCTTCACCACCCGATAGGGTAGTCGCACTTTGACCTAGACGAATATACGACAAGCCTACATCCATCAAGGTTTGAAGTTTACGGGCTATCGCAGGGATGGCATCGAAGAAAGGTCTCGCTTCTTCAACAGTCATCTGCAGAACTTCGTGGATGTTCTTGCCTTTAAAGCGTACATCCAAGGTTTCACGGTTATAACGCTGTCCCTTACAGTTATCACATGGCACATACACATCGGGTAGAAAGTGCATCTCAACCTTGATCAAACCATCGCCTTGGCAAGCCTCACAGCGTCCGCCTTTAACGTTAAACGAGAAACGACCAGGCTGATAGCCACGAGTTCGCGATTCTTGGGTGGCAGCAAACAGCTCACGGATTGGAGTGAAGATACCTGTATAAGTGGCAGGGTTAGAGCGCGGCGTACGGCCTATGGGGCTCTGATCTATATCGACCACTTTGTCGCAATGATCCATGCCGACAATTTTCTTGTAAGGAGAAGGCTCATCAACCGTCGCACCATTTAACTGTATATGAGCAATCTTGTAGAAGGTGTCGTTGATCAGTGTCGACTTACCTGAGCCAGACACACCGGTAATACAGGTGAATAAGCCTACAGGAATTTGCAAGTCGACATCTTTAAGGTTATTGCCCGATGCACCAAATAGCTCAATCAGCTTGTTTGCATCGTATTGAGTGCGCTCAGTTTTGATGTGAATTGTCTTCTCGCCCGACAGATACTGACCGGTGATAGACTCCTTGCAATCGAGAAGATCTTGCAAGGTCCCTTCACCTATGACCTGACCGCCGTGAACACCTGCACCAGGGCCGATGTCGATAACGTGATCCGCCATGCGAATGGCATCTTCATCGTGTTCGACTACGATAACTGTGTTACCTAAGTCGCGCAGATGAATAAGGGTTTGCAGTAAACGCTCGTTATCTCGCTGATGCAGACCAATAGACGGCTCATCGAGGACATACATCACACCCACGAGACCTGCGCCAATTTGGCTGGCAAGTCGAATACGCTGGGCTTCACCGCCCGATAAGGTGTCGGCAGAGCGAGAAAGGCTTAAGTAATTTAAGCCAACGTTAACGAGGAAGCCTAAACGATCGCGCACCTCTTTTAAGATCTTATCGGCTATCTGGGCACGTTGCCCCGTTAGCTCAAGCTTCTCAAAGTATTGTGCAGCCTCACCGATTGACCATTGGGTCAGTACTGGCAAGTTTAAGTCTTCAATAAATACGTTACGGGCTTCTTCACGTAGACGAGAGCCACCACAGCTTTGACAAGACTGGGTGTTAATGAACTTCGTGAGTTCATCACGAACCGCATTAGACTCGGTTTCGCGGTAGCGTCTGTCCATGTTGTTTAAGATCCCTTCGAAGGGATGATTTCTTACGACCACATCGCCGCGGTCGTTGATATACTTAAACGCGATGCTCTGATTGCCAGAGCCATAGAGTACGATTTTACGTACATCATCGCTTAGCTGCTCAAACGGTTTCTCAATGTCAAACTTGTAATGTTCGGCAAGCGAGGTCAGCATTTGGAAGTAATAGAAGTTACGTCTATCCCAGCCACGAATCGCGCCACCTGCTAATGAAAGTTCAGTATTGGTTATCACGCGTTCAGGATCGAAAAATTGCTGCACGCCAAGGCCATCACAGGTTTGGCAGGCTCCTGCTGGATTGTTAAAGGAGAAAATACGCGGCTCAAGCTCAGCCATCGAGTAGCCACATACGGGGCAAGCAAAGTTAGCCGAAAACACTTGTTCTTCAACTTTGCTTTTGCCTTCTGCTGGGTCCATGCTGGCAATTTTAGCGATACCGCCAGACAACTCGAGCGCGGTTTCAAATGATTCTGCTAAACGCTGTTTAATATCACCACGTACTTTAAAGCGGTCAACAACCACTTCAATGGTGTGTTTTACGTGAAGGTCTAGCTCAGGTGGGTCGGTTAAGTCGCACACTTCTCCATCGATTCTGGCGCGGATATAACCTTGGGCGGATAAGCTTTCTAACAGCTTAACGTGCTCACCCTTACGGTTATTCACCACTGGTGCTAGTAACATTTGACGACTGTCTTCTGGCAGATCGAGCACCTTATCGACCATCTGACTTACGGTTTGTGCAGCTAAAGGCTCACCGTGAGTGGGGCAGCGAGGCTCGCCCACACGGGCAAACAACAGTCTTAAATAATCGTAGATTTCGGTAATGGTACCCACAGTTGAGCGTGGGTTATGAGATGTAGACTTTTGCTCGATGGAAATAGCCGGGCTTAATCCCTCAATATGGTCAACATCAGGCTTTTCCATCAAGCTCAAGAATTGACGAGCATAGGCCGACAATGACTCGACGTAGCGTCGTTGTCCTTCAGCGTACAGGGTGTCAAATGCAAGAGAAGATTTGCCTGAACCCGACAGTCCGGTGATCACGATAAGTTTGTCACGAGGAATAGTCAGGTTGATGTTTTTAAGATTGTGGGTACGAGCACCACGTACTTCAATATTTTCCATCTAGCGTTCAGATCTCAAAGCCGAAAAAAGTGGTTAAGTATCTCACAAATTTGCCTGCGGAAATAGACAGAACTGGCTATCAATTGTAGGCGGAACTTGAGATTTTGCATCGAGCTAGTGCTTGAAGCCCTTGATATTGAAGCTTTGAGGCTAAGTAAATTAAAACGTGGCTCAAATATACACCTTTCACTTTTACTTTTGGGCTATTGAAAAACTTCGTGATAAACTCCGCGACCTATTTCAAGTTCACAGATCAGGGCGGGGCATGGCCAACCAAGGACTATCCAAGACTGAGAAAAAAGTCGCATTTTCTTTAGCCAGTGTATTTGGCTTGCGCATGATGGGCTTGTTTATGATCATGCCTGTGTTTGCACTCTACGGGCAACACCTCGAAGGTTTCTCACCTTTGTGGGTCGGCATCGCCATTGGTGCATATGGCTTAACGCA
Protein-coding sequences here:
- a CDS encoding DMT family transporter; its protein translation is MAIFMDPRSQSSEFKLGFIFVSVAVVFWGILPIALKLSGQFIDAVTLTWFRFLVALVVSFAIQYLSGSIKQFKGLDKLSWLKMALAGVLLIFNYVSFVYSLKYLAPGSAQLNFQTAPFFLAFGGVLFFKERLNAFQLSCFATLALGMLMFFHPYLDFTDGPSDVWKGVMIVQFSVLSWASYALIQKSMIKRLSPNNILLFIYLFGIFAMAPFSDFSQFTVMDSSQWAIAIFCAINTVIAYGCFGQSMKYWPTGQVSAMLALTPVISLGLTATVVSFGWWSELIKGAYIDPLSFTGIVLIVVSVILVQLSPMWQKRRALRSLKAAA
- a CDS encoding cysteine-rich CWC family protein — its product is MNDKELSLLSERESIKANHCPLCQGLNGCAAQSGAGIEQCWCSKQEFPDKRLLANILGAEELLTLSGTACICEVCLQRLQLLQAQGGTLFKRID
- the metF gene encoding methylenetetrahydrofolate reductase — its product is MGFHHAQHATSLNQSLSELNGDINVSFEFFPPSTPEMEKLLWNSIRRLEPLNPKFVSVTYGANSGVRDRTHGVIERIQTETDLLAAPHLTLVDASDEELKELAKHYWNSGIRDIVALRGDLPDGSPKPTRFANDLVRLLRSVADFDISVAAYPEVHPDASNAQSDLINLKKKIDAGANRAITQFFFDVESYLRFRDRCAAAGIDAEIIPGILPVTNFNQTKRFAAMTNVSIPSWLHRQFEGLEDDAITRQMVGANVAIDMVKVLSREGVKDFHFYTLNRAELTYAICHTLGVRPGK
- a CDS encoding M28 family peptidase, which gives rise to MRLLTCLIVSLVLLTSCASRPHCDKQPRISWADISTISADLHTLSSVSLSGRKTGTEGAALTRKYLSQRFEQIGLLPWQGQYQHPFSYRRSFSDRVGVNMIGIIPAEQETNKWRIVMAHYDHLGGNGNRFYPGADDNASGIAGLLQLAQQAKSQGNKINLLFVATDAEEPGLYGSYALVDKLKLASTNPNLAQIELAINLDMIGRPSRNGAIYIEGTRRFDSFSEMSKSLRKGNKICIRTQQPKTFDGSVISIDFLRASDHYPFHQAGIPWLYFGVPIHSDYHQQTDTPDKIDMYFIAAVSESAYQLLKIDSLVLNSPHKMH
- the uvrA gene encoding excinuclease ABC subunit UvrA, encoding MENIEVRGARTHNLKNINLTIPRDKLIVITGLSGSGKSSLAFDTLYAEGQRRYVESLSAYARQFLSLMEKPDVDHIEGLSPAISIEQKSTSHNPRSTVGTITEIYDYLRLLFARVGEPRCPTHGEPLAAQTVSQMVDKVLDLPEDSRQMLLAPVVNNRKGEHVKLLESLSAQGYIRARIDGEVCDLTDPPELDLHVKHTIEVVVDRFKVRGDIKQRLAESFETALELSGGIAKIASMDPAEGKSKVEEQVFSANFACPVCGYSMAELEPRIFSFNNPAGACQTCDGLGVQQFFDPERVITNTELSLAGGAIRGWDRRNFYYFQMLTSLAEHYKFDIEKPFEQLSDDVRKIVLYGSGNQSIAFKYINDRGDVVVRNHPFEGILNNMDRRYRETESNAVRDELTKFINTQSCQSCGGSRLREEARNVFIEDLNLPVLTQWSIGEAAQYFEKLELTGQRAQIADKILKEVRDRLGFLVNVGLNYLSLSRSADTLSGGEAQRIRLASQIGAGLVGVMYVLDEPSIGLHQRDNERLLQTLIHLRDLGNTVIVVEHDEDAIRMADHVIDIGPGAGVHGGQVIGEGTLQDLLDCKESITGQYLSGEKTIHIKTERTQYDANKLIELFGASGNNLKDVDLQIPVGLFTCITGVSGSGKSTLINDTFYKIAHIQLNGATVDEPSPYKKIVGMDHCDKVVDIDQSPIGRTPRSNPATYTGIFTPIRELFAATQESRTRGYQPGRFSFNVKGGRCEACQGDGLIKVEMHFLPDVYVPCDNCKGQRYNRETLDVRFKGKNIHEVLQMTVEEARPFFDAIPAIARKLQTLMDVGLSYIRLGQSATTLSGGEAQRVKLAKELSKRDTGKTLYILDEPTTGLHFADIQLLLDVLHRLKSHGNTIVVIEHNLDVIKTADWIIDLGPEGGSGGGTILVAGTPEEVAEHTESHTARFLKPLLTKA
- a CDS encoding DEAD/DEAH box helicase, with product MSSNEKTFRELGLTESLVRALDDLGYEKPTPIQAASIEPLMANKDILGQAQTGTGKTGAFALPLLNSIDPNTNAPQILVLAPTRELAVQVAEAFASYAKYMKGLHVLPIYGGQSMQQQLNALRRGPQIIVGTPGRVMDHMRRGTLKLDTLKAMVLDEADEMLKMGFIDDIEWILEHTPKTRQLALFSATMPEQIKRVANKYLDNPVHVKIAATTSTVETIEQRFVQVSQHNKLEALVRVLEVEKTEGIIIFVRTRNSCVELAEKLEARGYASSPLHGDMNQQARERAIEQLKRGQLDIIIATDVAARGLDVERIGHVVNYDIPYDTEAYVHRIGRTGRAGRTGMAILFVTHREMRMLRTIERATNSRIAPMDVPSPETVTERRLSRLGEQVAEIISQDLEFMKGAVATLCQQLEVDTDILAAALLKQVQKDRPLQLHTMNERQRDSRDDRNSRDRDDRGSRDRNDRGPRDRSDRPRRESRPTPSNLGAADSLKDNPDVKMCRYIIDVGRDNGVGVGNIVGAVANEANIDSRYIGQIQLFDQVTAIDLPDGMPKEVLQHLKKVRVCGRPLNIREAAGETFANTSGGDSRPPRRPRKPAGERGERSDRRPSGDRKPHRKGPKDAE